The DNA sequence CGCACATCAGAGCCGAAGAGCATTCCCTTTCACTATCCCCCTCAATCCTTACCTCTCAAAAATGGTCGTCGCCGCCGCCATTCGTCCCTTGGTCTCAGCCCAATTCGTCAAAGTAGACATGGCCTTCAATCAAGCCCAAACTGTGGCCTTACCGGAGTCATAAAGGCCTCAATCTGATCCGACATCATGAAGGCCTCAATCTAACCCGACATCGTCACCTCGCCGGTCATCGGAATCAACGGCGGAAGTTAGGAGGGATTTCGAGTTCATTCTTTGTTGTAGCATAGCCTAAAAGTGGCTAGAGATGGATTTCAGACTAGGCAGCGACTACAATTTTAGTGAAGGCATCGGCAGCGTGGTGAGGAGATGACCGAAAATCGGTGAAGTTCATGAAATAATGGTGTCGGAGCCTTGGGTTGTCGTGTGTGAAGGAGGACGACAGTGCACAATAGTGAAGAAGCTTGATCGGATTTGGGTCCTGGTTCGAGTAGTTGTGGCGATATGAGATGGTGGCCAGATTTTGCATTTTTGGCAACGGCAGAAAGATGtggaagggagagagaaaaacgCAGGTGCGGCCAAGAAAGAGAGGAGAGATATGTTAGGCGGCTAGGTTATTTTGGGAATTTACTCTTTTTGGAGGTCAAAAGCTGAAAAATGGGCCCCTATATCAGCTTCAACTCAGCAAATGACGTCATTTTTGGATCCATATTCAAATCTTGGACTCAagtgatgtcatttgagagtacaaggaccatcgtgattaaaaaaaaggtCAGGGACTAAATTGAatttaatacttttttttttgtttcttaattttattttgtaaaaaataattgcaATTCTGGGCTAATTTTTTAAGAAcattaaaaattattcaagaaaatatGATGTTGGAATGTTGGATATTGTTATTAGAGTTaattactgtttactccctatacttatagggtttcgtcgtttcagtccctgaccttcgaatttcacctaaaaagtccctgaacatcaaatttcctcccaattggtccctgccgtcaagctccgtccaaattgtccgttaaattgctgacgtggcgtcCATTTCAcatcaaaatgtctattttaccatcatcattgatttatttttatttttatttttaaatttctctatgtattttttttttccttttttctttttacccttGCTCTTCCACCATGTGGAGATGCAAATGGAGCAGCTACTAAGCATGGGCTTCCCCAACGACCTCGCCACCGAAGCCTTCGCCGCCAGCGGCGGCAACTCAGCTCTCAAAACCACCGATTGGATTCTCAACCGCAattcctccaccaccacctccactCCCACCGCCACCTCTCAACCTAAACTCGATCGCTTTTTTCTCTCCCAATCCACAAATTCACAATCCCAAGACAAACAAGAACCAGAAGAACAACAGTCCACCCCAACCTCCCAACTCCCCAAGCGCCGCAAACTTCTCGTCCCGGAAACCCCGCCGCCCACTACCTCGAATAAACCTGCAACCACCAGGGCCCACTACCAGCCCTTGTCGGAGCGCATGCGGCCCAGGACCCTAAACGACGTCGTCGACCAAGACTTTCTCTTGCTCCTCTCTGATCTCCTCTCTGTAATTCAACCTCATTACTCTTTGATTCGACCTCTTCAAGCTCAATACCAAAACCAACAACATCCACATTGTAGTACTTGACCCACTTTCTTAACCAAATCCCACAGCCCAGATTCTTAACCAAATCCCACAACCCAGATAGGTGAGGAGGAGGCTTTCTCGGCAATCGGCTCAGGCACCGGCCGTGTGGATCGAGTCAATGTCTACCTTGAAACTCTAGGCAAATGGCCGATCGGCGACTCTAGTCTTTCCACCACTACCACCACGACCTCCACGTCCCCCGCTGCAACTCGGATCGCTTCGGTCGCCTCCCCTATAAAGACATATCGGAATCGAGATTGGGCTGGACTGATTCATGAAGGTAAGAATCGGAGGAGTTGTAAAGATTTGGACTTTGTTGGATTTGATCAATTTGGTTTAGCTTGAGGTTGGTATTGATAGGGATTTGATTTGGTTTAGGGGAAGGTAAGAATCtgaagatggtttggtttggattTTCGCTGACTTCATAATCGTCGGTGATGAGGATGGTGAAGCATCCAACATCTTCGAGCTCCATGAGGTTATGGCGAGCAAGTCCagattctccttcttcttcagttgaaagaagaagatggagagagagctggGTAAAGacggagagggggagagagagagaaaagaaaaaaggaaaaagaaaaaaaaaccgtgagggtaaaatagacattttggctTGAAATGGATGCCACATCAGCAATTTAACGGACAATTTAGACGgagcttgacggcagggactaattgggaggaaattgagagttcaaggagtttttaggtgaaatccgaacgtcagggactgaaacgatgaaaccctataagtatagggagtaaacagtatttaactcgTGTTATTatttattgggagacaataattggaggcaaaatttgatgaaaaatttCACATGAATAGTGTTGGGGAGAAGAGTTTGTAGGGAAagtaagaaagaaaagaaggaaatgtGTTTGTCTATGTCAGGTGAGGTTATGATAGTCAATTTGAGTGAAATGACTTATTTACCCCTTCACTTAACGGAGGAATAATGAAATATAAACATAATCACCTTAATGATGGTTTTGGAAGTCCAGTATctatttgatcactttgaaagtcCATATACCATTCTGTCCAGTCTAAGAAAGTTTAGACTCCACCTATGATAAAAAATAGTTTCGAAATTATTGAGCTATCATTGCTTATGCTCCTTTATTGCCATCCTCTGCTTCATCATTTCACCCAAGTCCACCATTTCCTGTAGCCCCAACTATGCCTCTAGGTTTTTCAGTACCTCATGTTCCTACTACTACTCTTGTTTCAAGTGGCTCATGTGCATCTCTGTTAGCTCATGGCTACCTCTTCTAGCACTTTGCTAGTTTCATCTATAAGGCAGCTTGAACCACTACCTTTACATGCACCAAAAGGAGTTGTGTCGGCTCTTATTAGCCTTATGGTCTTTTTACTAGGGCATGGACTAGGTCCTGGTCTCGCCGTGCATGACTAGCTACTAATGTTGTTCCACCGCCACCAGCTTCTGTTGGTTCAGTACGTATTAGGTTAGCGACGTACATGTGAAATCACTGAATCCCTTACATTTTCTTATGTTAAGCATAAAATCTCATCATAAGATAGTCCCTACTAGCTCTCCATTCCTTTACTAAGATTAGATTTAAGGGTATTTATCGGGTGGGTAGGAAGAACTAAAACCATGTTACAAGTAAGATGACTTCTACTAATCGATCCTCATAGTaaatataaaaagaaattttttttgttctcatGTTGAATTGGGTTCCTTTTTCAGTCCAAGCGAGTTTAGAAGTTCCTGTCTTGAATTCTTCTTCTAAAAAGTCTTGTTCTGAAAACAATCTGTCAATAATGTTGTTAAGGAGTTAATAATGGTGCTAGTGATCCCTTACTTATTTATTATTTAGTCAAGAACAAGCCACAATTGCGAGTTTATCTCTTCTATCTCTATTGTAATTTATTTTGGTAGAtgattagtttttattttctctttatctTTTATCTTGTTCTCTAGTTGATTTAGATTGTGCTTTCACAATGCACTTGTATCTTTTTAGCCGATAACAGGCATACTCTGTTTTACGGAATCTTTTATGCATTTCCGCCTTTCGACTactattaataaaattattgttatttcttgtaaattaattaaaagataaaatatttttgaaaatagtaaaaatccGTATGTAGCGATTTAACCGACGGTACATGCATAGGAATGTTCCTTTGGGATGTGAAGATAATGAGGGAGTATCTATCCCTATTATTATAAGGGTGTCGTCCTAATGAGACGGTCACACAGGCACGTGGTAGCTGATTCCATGGAGTTAGTACTGGCGACTTTCCAGTAATACCGTTGAGCTCCAACCTCCTTCCAGCTGGAGATAGCTGTCCAATCTCCCCCGTCCCTCCCCCCATGTGAGACACCACTTTGCCCAAAGCTCTTACATACTTGCAGAATATCATTCATATTGCAGCTGCCTTAGTATTTGTtaggatttttctttttctttcactaTTCCCAGtttagaaccaaaaaaaaagaagaaaaaaaaccaagtcaacaatcattgtTGGCTTATTGAGTTTAACCTTTTGAGTTTCTGGGTGCATTATATAAGAcgctctcttttctttctttgggggTGCTTCCACTTTGGTCTTCCCCAAGTCTCCTTCATTCTCTCTTTCGTTTTAGCATTCCGAGTTTGATCGTGGTTTTTGTCTCTGCTGGCTAGTTGGGTTGACATTTGgtatatcatcatcatcatggcaCAGTTACCCCCAAAGGTTCCAAACATGACCCCAAGTTGGCCGGACTTCAGCCACCAAAAGATGTCGTGTTTTGCACCCACCGGCGGCAACAACGGCAATGCCGCCTCCCAAAACCCTTGTTGGGTCGACGAGTTCCTCGACTTCTCGTCAGCCAGGCGGGGATCTCACCGGAGATCCGTCAGCGACTCCATCACATTTCTCGAGGCGCCAATGCAGCACGAATGCCGCGCCTCTGGAGCACCCCCGGagcccaacaacaacaacaacagtcaCCATGTTCATGAGTTCGATAGGTTTGACGATGAGCAGTTCATGTCCATGTTTACCACCGATGAAATCGCCGCCGCAGCCGCTGCCGGCCCCACCGGGTCGTGCTCGAACCCTTCGACGCCGTCGGATCACAACAGCATTAACGACGACGATGAacaccagcagcagcagcagcttgaTGATGGTGACAAGAAGAAGCGCGAGCTGAAGCATGAATCTGAAGAGGCGGAGAGCGAATGCAAATTGGAGGCACAACAAACCCAGAATGGGGATCGCAATGCATCAAAAAACACAACCGGCGACAGAAAAATTGACCCAAAAAGGGTGAAGAGGTCAGTTCATAATTCATGCATGTTTTTTTACATTAACCCAGGAAACTTTGAAAAATTAGGACATCTACCAACATTTTATTGAAGAGAATGTGACATGTCTTGAGATTTAACATGATACATTAATTGTGCTTAGTTActgtagttttttgttttttgtttgttttttttgttttttaccgTGAATTCTTAACCGGAATTGCAGCAGGAAATTGATTAAATAGGATTAGTTTGGTTGATTCTGAATCACATATGTTTTGTGTTTGCATTAGAATCTTGGCAAACAGACAATCTGCACAAAGATCACGGGTGAGGAAGCTGCAATACATTTCAGAGCTGGAACGCAGTGTTACCTCTCTACAGGTATGTTAATTATGTGAATTAATTTGGTCTTCGATCTGTAATTGACTTTGAAGTTCATCACTACTAACTCATTGATTTCAAAATGAAGGCCGAAGTTTCAGTGCTGTCACCGCGAGTTGCGTTTCTAGATCACCAACGGTTGCTTCTAAATGTAGACAACAGTGCTCTCAAACAAAGAATTGCAGCATTGGCTCAGGATAAGATTTTCAAAGATGGTaattcttctttccttttcttttgccaaTATGTGAAGCTTGCATTTTCTTTACTGCTTTTTGATTGAATGATTTAAGTACTTTAGTTGAAAACACATAATTGCCAATCAATTCAGTTCAGCCCCTACCAAATTCTTCAACATCTTAGCAAAATATTAAAAAGAGCTTGCTGCAACCCATAAAAGGGTGTATGTGTGTATTACTAACACCGTGAAACTAGAAAGATCTACTTTGGAGTAGGTGTAGAGACTTATTTCATTCACCGACAATCAATGCAGAGAACAAAGCATCCTCAGAAGGCCATCATATGCATGCTAAGAGTAGGAAGAAGATTAAGTAGAATATGCGTATATATGTTCATGCAGTTCCTCCACTCTAGTTATTGCAATCTAGAAttctagatatttcttcactatTGAATGGCCATTGTAATTATCTAGAGAATCAATAGCAACAAAGTGAAAATATGAGTAATGCGAGAGGAACTATACCCATCTGTAATTGACGTGACCACTCATTAATCTATATAAGTTTTTAAGGATACATGTAGAGTAATGTTATTCTCACTTTCAGTTTTGTCATCTTTTGAGTCgagtgaacaaaaatttactCTTCGAAATTGAAACTGAAAGTTAGACAAGCGGCTTCCTATAAAAATCTATCTGTTTCACCACTTCGCCCATGTGTTCTAATAAAGTAGTGACAATTGTTCTATTCTGAAAATGAAGTCCTCTAGTTTTAGGAGTGGGTAGGTGAGTCCAATGAATATACATGATCTCTGAAGAACTTTAGGAGGCAAGAGAAGTCATTAGAGATAAAGTAGTTTAACTGACTCAAGGTTGGGCATGTGTATACATGTGTAGTGCACATGTGCACATTTTAATAATGTGGGGTTTGGTGTTATCACAAGTCACAAGTTGTAGACATTATGGACCATAGTTTATGACCTTTATACTAATTGTTTGTGACAATATGAATGCAGCTCATCAAGAAGCACTGAAGAGGGAAATAGAGAGACTGAGGCAAGTGTATCACCAACAGAATCTCAAGAAgatgaacaacaacaacattgaACAATCACCAAACTCGGACACCATAACTGCTCAACATCCtgatgctgctgctgctgatcAGAAAGAACAACTTCTCAATGTTTCTTCCTGATTTTCTCTCGAGTACGTGGGTATTTTTATTTAGTAAGAGTCTCATATGGCAATTAAACCATCATTTTCGATGCTTTTAATTAGCCAATGTTATTATTTGAGGTGCATATATGCAAATGCAACCAACAGGTCTAATAGTTTGGGGAAACTGAATTCATTTTGTCAAACACCCAAGTGTGTTTAACATACAAATCTGACCCATTAGTATTATTGTGTTGGGTCATTTTTATAAGATGTCTTTGAGCTCGCTAGCTAGGAAGAAGTCACAGTATTCTGGGTTACTTCTGGTGCTAAAATGTGGAGTCACGTGATGTGCTGAGCTTTAGAGCTTAAAGGAAGGGACCACTGAGATGATGAATGATTGGAATGCAGCAAAGAACATGTGCAGCTCTCGGCTTtaagaaaaggaaaggaaagcagACTTGACAGTGTTGGGGTTTTGTGATGGTACTTTCCTATTGGCATcaattctattttgtttctgGATCTTCAACTAGGTGTTGCAAGACCAACAAAAAAACCAAGTGGTGATGTTGGAAGGCAAAGTGTAGTGTTGGGACGAACAAAAGTAAGG is a window from the Rosa chinensis cultivar Old Blush chromosome 2, RchiOBHm-V2, whole genome shotgun sequence genome containing:
- the LOC112185870 gene encoding basic leucine zipper 34, coding for MAQLPPKVPNMTPSWPDFSHQKMSCFAPTGGNNGNAASQNPCWVDEFLDFSSARRGSHRRSVSDSITFLEAPMQHECRASGAPPEPNNNNNSHHVHEFDRFDDEQFMSMFTTDEIAAAAAAGPTGSCSNPSTPSDHNSINDDDEHQQQQQLDDGDKKKRELKHESEEAESECKLEAQQTQNGDRNASKNTTGDRKIDPKRVKRILANRQSAQRSRVRKLQYISELERSVTSLQAEVSVLSPRVAFLDHQRLLLNVDNSALKQRIAALAQDKIFKDAHQEALKREIERLRQVYHQQNLKKMNNNNIEQSPNSDTITAQHPDAAAADQKEQLLNVSS